In Stigmatopora argus isolate UIUO_Sarg chromosome 17, RoL_Sarg_1.0, whole genome shotgun sequence, the following are encoded in one genomic region:
- the rdh12l gene encoding retinol dehydrogenase 12, like codes for MQTLRNLFRGAWVSEARLEGKTVLITGANTGIGKEAAADLATRGARVIMACRDLSKAEAAVKEVKDRSLNEDVVCMKLDLADTTSIREFARAVNEGEAKLNILINNAGVMVCPYGKTADGFEMQIGVNHFGHFLLTFLLLDLLKRSGPSRVVTVSSMAHLFGSINLDDINSERSYDKRGAYAQSKLANVLFTRSLARRLQGTGVTAYSLHPGVVQTDLWRHLDGIQSFFMRLAAPFTKTSEQGAQTTVYCAVEPSLADESGGYYSDCAAANCSAAGKDDKLAEKLWELSCKSLNIMWD; via the exons ATGCAGACCTTAAG GAACCTGTTCCGCGGGGCTTGGGTCAGCGAGGCCCGGTTGGAAGGCAAGACGGTGCTCATCACCGGAGCCAACACCGGCATCGGCAAGGAGGCGGCGGCCGATCTGGCCACCAGAG GCGCACGCGTGATCATGGCGTGCAGAGACCTTTCCAAAGCGGAGGCGGCGGTCAAGGAGGTGAAGGATCGCTCCCTCAACGAAGACGTGGTGTGCATGAAACTGGACCTGGCCGACACCACGTCCATCCGAGAGTTTGCGCGGGCCGTCAACGAAG GCGAGGCCAAACTCAACATCCTGATCAACAACGCGGGCGTGATGGTGTGCCCGTACGGCAAAACGGCGGACGGGTTCGAGATGCAAATCGGCGTCAATCACTTTG gtcacttcctgttgaccttCCTGCTGCTGGACCTGCTGAAGCGCTCCGGGCCTTCGCGCGTGGTGACCGTGTCGTCCATGGCCCACCTTTTCGGCTCCATCAACTTGGACGACATCAACAGCGAGCGCTCCTACGACAAGAGGGGGGCGTACGCGCAGAGCAAACTAGCCAACGTGCTGTTCACGCGCTCGCTAGCCCGCCGGCTGCAGGGCACGGGGGTGACGGCGTACAGCCTGCACCCGGGCGTGGTCCAGACCGACTTGTGGCGACACCTGGACGGCATTCAGAGCTTCTTCATGAGGCTGGCGGCGCCCTTCACCAAGACGTCGGAGCAGGGCGCCCAAACCACCGTCTACTGCGCCGTGGAGCCCTCCTTGGCCGACGAAAGCGGCGGGTACTACAG cgaCTGCGCGGCCGCCAACTGCTCGGCGGCGGGAAAGGACGACAAACTGGCGGAGAAATTGTGGGAGCTCAGCTGCAAAAGTCTTAACATCATGTGGGATTGA
- the LOC144092143 gene encoding phenolphthiocerol/phthiocerol polyketide synthase subunit C-like codes for MEGPEDAIAVVGIGCNFPGGEGLENFWKVLVSGRNCSASIPRERFDSSAWYDPDDNKAGKSRTDKAALMDGFNHFDHKFFGIGDSEVETMDPQQKQLLQCVYRALENAGLPMEKASGTRTGVYFGLMNRDYETTAAHMAPGTINHWTGAGLAMSIAANRVSYVFDFTGPSFALDCACSSSLVALHQACQAIRHGDCEMAVCGGVNCIIEPRVFVALSKAKMISPDGTSKPFSSKADGYGRGEGCGVVLLKPVSKALRDRDHIWGVIGKSAVNQDGRSVSPITKPSATQQEALLRTVYSERDLADVQYVEAHGTGTRVGDPTEAASLSRVVAGARTRALRIGSVKGNIGHTESAAGVASLVKVLLMMKHETFVPSLFYSEKTAGVDLKALNMRVVEEVEKWEAGEGRVAGINNFGFGGTNAHVVVRQHRSPSSPPLLPTAVNNGGGKLKYFIMSANSPKSLALTLEDTAQRLQDDTDLDGLLYTAACRRSHLKHRYRRAFAVSSVGDLGQKLRAAASQDLQRPSLNDPKLVFVFCGNGLAYHGMCKQLLRREPVFRDKIREVSRHFRKLGGLDILDALESQTEPGDFGQPDVAQPLLFALQVGVVALLSHWGVKAHAALGHSVGEVAAAHCSGRLSLEDALKVVHFRSVLQREVTEGGMLVIGNMAVSQVRALLPPFLGKVCVAAHNSPRSCTVSGDADAVESLRAQLSGSANGQKLFLRTLDVPAAYHSHVMDPILPKIREAIGSLRENQTGTRLFSSVTGQEAEPGDFCTGHYWARNVRDLVAFQRSVEAATRGEDQAVFVEIGPRPALGRNIVETLGEDAAVVASLRPGKEHETLSSAVAKLFELGVRVDWESFYSGYEQPPLHFPRYQFDSSERDVIIKGARKNTAGGGRRHPLLCATGTEPNTFDCDLTSDSAFYLKEHRHNKVPIVPGAFYAELGLAACASCAEPKVPLNRLRLGVAFHSPFVLTPNPLEMKVRVDRKEDRAHFTVFSSAATYASGTVTFEKEPAVEEWRVDLSAIAKRCRSVVTHRDFYGYLAQGGFQYGEVFTNKADVHYGEDLKEAFALVTVPQALRSQLHEYCVHPVVLDFLMQLLPTTVEHIFAGRPGFPAKIGSLTVLEPLQEEMALYLRAADVGPDHFEVCGCFADRHGRTLVEVKHVLIKHLGSRTRVVDEYFYHNDFSAVPERLADDPPPTALVFADQIGMAEALKPHLDPRSKYIPLKRAEDILLRGFPWLLAELRLTDLRDFGEVLFLWGKENLDSLAPEAVLESLADCCEILRRVVVELKRREFPNSIRAVTYRCSELTVDHVNPGFAVVGATRALQAEVAELSIQLVDLDSVRAEDVAALSKVLRAYPCGNYPELVVKGGMVLKPSIARTPAEPSEAFEGTLASGLSEPRVLRTADAFKMSDLSALPVHADAEQMAATSVEIWPARFCVHSSEYFPVSASHLRFGKTLYWNRHCSQKHELLVLDFSGIVTKVGKEVRKVKVGDPVASCYPSVAADRIRVPQEACYTTEQLSFLQTTPCVSYFVLAREILFGVLPRAKSNLGIVCPVADSALVKVLTIASQKSGWNVFVAGTNGSFEDSPTQMDAFVVLPPFDKVLMARVRQFSGAKSVVLLRGSQTQCLLAEDELHGLEDSVHVQTIDIASLFTKGSLCARREHVYHWLKSLNLNKRFFLDSFTFQGDASEKIPGCPSETPESYFHGRKLAVAVLEKGPSAGASNIPLLRSKKPLFRKQAVYIVAGGLSGLGFETLRFISQKGGGVVVTLSRSEPSDRVRREIRNVEKQWGNSVVTVRCDISAARQVQEAIRAIRLKFHDYDSCH; via the exons ATGGAGGGTCccgaggacgccatcgccgtggTGGGCATCGGCTGCAACTTCCCAGGAG GCGAAGGCCTGGAAAACTTCTGGAAGGTTCTGGTGAGCGGTCGCAATTGTTCGGCGTCCATTCCCCGGGAGAGGTTCGACTCGTCGGCCTGGTACGACCCGGACGACAACAAGGCGGGCAAGTCGCGCACTGACAAGGCCGCCCTCATGGACGG TTTCAACCACTTCGACCACAAGTTCTTTGGCATCGGTGACAGCGAGGTGGAAACTATGGACCCTCAGCAGAAGCAGCTCCTTCAATGCGTCTACCGAGCTCTGGAGAACGCCGGGCTTCCCATGGAAAAGGCCAGCGGGACCAGAACCGGAGTCTACTTtg GCCTGATGAACCGAGACTACGAAACCACCGCGGCTCACATGGCGCCCGGCACCATCAACCACTGGACGGGGGCGGGCCTGGCCATGAGCATCGCCGCCAACAGGGTCTCCTACGTCTTCGACTTCACCGGGCCGTCCTTCGCCCTGGACTGCGCCTGCTCCTCCTCCCTGGTGGCCCTCCATCAGGCTTGCCAGGCCATCAGACACG GCGACTGCGAAATGGCGGTGTGCGGCGGCGTCAACTGCATCATCGAACCCCGGGTGTTCGTGGCCCTCAGCAAGGCCAAGATGATCTCCCCGGACGGGACCAGCAAGCCTTTCTCCAGCAAGGCCGACGGCTACGGCAGAGGGGAAGGATGCGGCGTGGTTCTCCTCAAGCCCGTGAGCAAG GCCTTACGGGACCGGGATCACATCTGGGGGGTGATCGGCAAGAGCGCCGTCAACCAGGACGGGCGCTCCGTCTCCCCGATCACCAAGCCGTCGGCGACGCAGCAGGAGGCGCTCCTGCGGACGGTCTACTCCGAGCGGGACCTGGCCGACGTGCAGTACGTGGAGGCCCACGGCACCGGGACCCGGGTGGGAGACCCCACCGAGGCGGCCAGCCTATCCCGCGTGGTGGCCGGAGCTCGGACCCGGGCCCTGCGGATCGGCTCGGTCAAGGGCAACATCGGACACACGGAATCGGCGGCCGGCGTGGCCAGCCTCGTCAAGGTGCTCCTCATGATGAAGCACGAGACTTTCGTACCTTCCCTTTTCTACTCGGAGAAGACGGCTGGCGTGGACTTGAAGGCTTTGAACATGCGGGTGGTCGAGGAAGTGGAAAAGTGGGAAGCCGGCGAAGGCCGGGTGGCGGGGATCAACAATTTCGGCTTTGGCGGCACCAACGCCCACGTCGTGGTCAGACAGCATCGCTCGCCGTCATCGCCGCCGCTGTTGCCGACCGCCGTCAACAACGGCGGCGGCAAGCTGAAATATTTCATCATGTCGGCCAACTCACCAAAGTCTCTGGCCCTCACGCTGGAAGACACCGCCCAACGTCTGCAGGACGACACGGATCTGGACGGTCTGTTGTACACGGCCGCCTGCAGGAGGAGCCACCTCAAGCACAGGTACCGACGGGCCTTTGCGGTTTCGTCCGTGGGAGACCTCGGGCAGAAGCTCCGGGCGGCCGCCAGCCAGGACCTCCAGAGGCCTTCGCTCAATGACCCCAAGTTAGTCTTCGTCTTCTGCGGGAACGGCCTGGCCTACCACGGCATGTGCAAGCAGCTGCTCCGACGCGAGCCGGTCTTCAGGGACAAAATCCGGGAGGTTTCTCGACACTTCCGCAAACTCGGCGGGCTTGACATCCTGGACGCTCTGGAAAGCCAGACGGAACCCGGCGACTTTGGCCAACCGGACGTGGCCCAGCCGCTTCTCTTCGCTCTACAGGTGGGCGTGGTCGCTCTGCTGAGCCACTGGGGCGTCAAAGCCCACGCCGCGCTGGGACACTCGGTGGGCGAGGTGGCGGCGGCGCACTGCTCCGGACGCCTGTCCCTCGAGGACGCCCTCAAGGTCGTCCACTTCCGCAGCGTCCTCCAGAGAGAAGTCACCGAGGGCGGGATGCTGGTGATCGGCAATATGGCCGTGTCCCAGGTCCGGGCTCTCCTCCCTCCGTTCTTGGGGAAGGTTTGCGTGGCCGCCCACAACAGCCCGCGGTCCTGCACCGTCTCGGGGGACGCGGATGCCGTCGAGAGCCTTCGGGCGCAACTGAGCGGCTCGGCCAACGGCCAGAAGCTCTTCCTCCGTACCCTGGACGTCCCCGCTGCTTACCACAGTCACGTGATGGATCCCATCCTGCCCAAAATCCGGGAGGCCATCGGGTCCTTGCGGGAGAACCAGACCGGCACGCGGCTATTTTCCAGCGTCACGGGCCAGGAGGCGGAGCCGGGCGATTTCTGCACGGGCCATTACTGGGCCAGAAACGTGCGAGACCTCGTCGCCTTCCAGCGCTCGGTGGAGGCGGCCACCCGGGGCGAGGACCAGGCGGTCTTCGTTGAAATTGGTCCGAGACCGGCTCTGGGGAGGAACATCGTCGAGACTCTCGGCGAGGACGCCGCCGTGGTGGCCTCGCTGCGGCCGGGCAAAGAGCACGAGACCCTCTCGTCCGCGGTCGCCAAGCTGTTTGAGCTCGGGGTCCGCGTGGACTGGGAAAGCTTTTACTCGGGGTACGAGCAGCCGCCGCTGCATTTCCCCAGGTACCAGTTTGACTCCTCGGAGAGGGACGTCATCATCAAGGGGGCCCGGAAAAACACGGCGGGTGGTGGTCGTCGTCACCCTTTGCTCTGCGCCACGGGGACCGAGCCCAACACCTTCGACTGCGACCTCACGTCCGACTCGGCCTTCTACTTGAAGGAACACAGACACAACAAGGTGCCCATCGTCCCCGGGGCCTTCTACGCCGAGCTGGGCTTGGCGGCGTGCGCGTCTTGCGCCGAGCCCAAAGTCCCGCTCAACCGCCTGCGGCTCGGCGTGGCTTTCCACAGCCCGTTTGTGCTCACCCCGAATCCGCTGGAGATGAAGGTCCGGGTAGATCGAAAAGAGGACCGGGCCCATTTCACCGTCTTCTCCTCGGCGGCCACGTACGCGTCGGGGACGGTCACGTTCGAGAAAGAGCCGGCGGTGGAGGAGTGGCGCGTCGACCTGAGCGCCATCGCCAAAAGATGCCGATCCGTCGTGACTCATCGGGATTTTTACGGTTACCTGGCCCAGGGAGGCTTTCAGTACGGAGAGGTCTTCACCAATAAGGCCGACGTCCACTACGGGGAAGATCTGAAAGAGGCCTTTGCCCTGGTCACGGTTCCACAGGCGCTACGGTCTCAGTTGCACGAGTACTGCGTCCACCCGGTAGTGCTGGACTTCCTCATGCAGCTTCTGCCCACCACGGTCGAGCACATTTTTGCCGGCAGGCCAGGATTCCCCGCCAAGATCGGGAGCTTGACCGTTCTAGAACCCTTGCAAGAGGAGATGGCGCTCTACTTGCGGGCGGCCGACGTGGGCCCAGACCACTTCGAGGTCTGCGGGTGCTTCGCCGATCGCCACGGTCGAACCTTGGTGGAGGTCAAACATGTGTTGATCAAGCACCTCGGCAGTCGCACTCGCGTGGTCGACGAATACTTCTACCACAATGACTTTAGCGCCGTCCCAGAAAGGCTCGCCGACGATCCGCCTCCCACGGCGCTAGTCTTCGCTGACCAGATCGGGATGGCGGAAGCCCTGAAGCCCCACCTAGATCCGCGATCCAAGTATATTCCGTTGAAACGAGCCGAGGATATCCTGCTCCGTGGCTTCCCGTGGCTCTTGGCGGAGCTCCGGCTCACGGACCTTCGGGACTTTGGAGAGGTTTTGTTCTTGTGGGGCAAGGAAAACCTGGATTCCCTGGCGCCCGAAGCCGTCCTTGAGAGTCTGGCCGATTGCTGTGAAATTTTGCGGCGGGTGGTGGTGGAGCTCAAGCGAAGGGAATTCCCCAACTCCATCCGAGCGGTCACTTACCGCTGTTCCGAGCTGACGGTGGACCACGTGAATCCGGGCTTCGCCGTGGTCGGCGCGACCAGGGCGCTCCAAGCGGAAGTAGCCGAACTCTCCATCCAGTTGGTCGACCTCGACTCCGTCCGTGCCGAGGACGTGGCCGCTCTGTCCAAGGTCCTCCGAGCGTATCCGTGCGGCAATTACCCGGAACTGGTAGTCAAAGGGGGCATGGTTCTAAAACCTAGCATTGCGCGAACCCCCGCTGAACCGAGTGAGGCTTTTGAGGGTACGCTGGCGTCCGGCTTGTCCGAACCTCGCGTCCTCCGGACAGCGGATGCTTTCAAAATGAGTGACCTCAGTGCCCTTCCGGTCCACGCCGACGCGGAGCAAATGGCCGCCACGTCCGTggaaatctggcccgccaggTTTTGCGTCCACTCGTCAGAGTACTTCCCCGTGAGCGCCTCCCATTTGAGATTTGGCAAGACTTTGTACTGGAACCGACACTGCTCGCAGAAGCACGAGCTACTGGTGCTGGACTTCAGCGGGATCGTGACCAAGGTGGGAAAAGAGGTCCGGAAAGTCAAAGTGGGAGATCCCGTGGCTTCCTGTTACCCCTCGGTGGCGGCCGATAGGATCAGGGTCCCGCAGGAGGCGTGTTACACCACCGAACAATTGTCCTTTCTTCAGACGACGCCCTGCGTTTCCTACTTTGTGCTGGCCAGGGAAATCCTCTTCGGGGTTTTGCCGAGAGCCAAGAGCAATCTCGGAATCGTGTGTCCCGTGGCCGATTCTGCCCTGGTCAAAGTCTTGACCATTGCCTCTCAAAAGTCAGGGTGGAACGTCTTCGTCGCGGGCACAAACGGCTCGTTTGAAGACTCGCCGACTCAGATGGACGCCTTCGTAGTCCTGCCTCCGTTCGACAAAGTTTTGATGGCCCGAGTCCGCCAGTTCTCCGGCGCCAAGAGCGTCGTCCTCCTCCGTGGATCTCAGACGCAATGTCTGCTCGCCGAGGACGAGCTCCACGGTCTGGAAGATAGTGTCCACGTGCAAACGATTGACATCGCGAGTCTTTTCACCAAGGGATCGCTGTGCGCTCGAAGGGAACACGTTTATCACTGGCTTAAATCCTTAAACCTGAACAAGCGCTTTTTCCTGGACAGCTTCACTTTCCAAGGGGACGCGTCCGAGAAGATCCCCGGCTGTCCCTCGGAGACTCCGGAGTCTTACTTCCACGGTAGGAAGCTCGCCGTGGCGGTGCTAGAAAAAGGCCCGAGCGCCGGCGCCTCTAACATTCCGCTTCTGCGCTCGAAGAAGCCGCTTTTTCGAAAACAAGCCGTGTACATCGTGGCGGGCGGTCTGAGCGGGCTGGGCTTCGAAACGCTGCGGTTCATTTCTCAAAAGGGCGGTGGGGTGGTCGTCACCCTCTCCCGGAGCGAGCCCTCCGACCGGGTGCGGCGGGAGATCCGAAACGTAGAGAAGCAGTGGGGAAACAGCGTGGTGACCGTGCGGTGCGACATCAGCGCGGCCAGACAAGTCCAGGAGGCGATCCGCGCCATCCGGCTGAAGTTCCACGATTACGACAGTTGTCATTAA